Part of the bacterium genome, TATATTGCAGAATTGCAATATTACATTTCCCTTAGTAGATGCACCATAACCAAGCATTAATTTATTATTAGCTTTTATCTTTTTAATAAACTGACGCAGTTTATCGCGATGCTTAAAAGTACGCTGTTTAAATTCTTGATATGGTTTCAAAGTATTTAAACCTATATTCTCTTCATTCGATAAGATTTCATCAACCCGACTGGTGCATTCTTTATAAGATGAGTTTGGCTTTGCAACAGTTATTGAGAAACTTCCTCCGTTCACATCATTAAATTCAACATCAATGATCTTAAATCCTATACGGTCAGTCATCCATTTAATCTGTTTTAAGCAATAATATTCCAAATGCTCATGGCAAATGGTATCATAGGCGTTCATTTCTAACATTGTAGGCATATAGCTTTGCTCAAAAACCCAAATGCCATCATCGGCTAGCACCTCATAAACTTGTCTCATAAAATCCATGGGCGCTTCTAAGTCATAAAACATCGCAATGGATGTGATTATTTTTGCTTTCTTCTTTCCAAAGTTCTGTTTAACAATTCCAGCTGAGAAAAAATCAGAGATAAGTTGAATATAATCTGGATAATATCCCTTAAATTTCTTTCCTGTGGGATCAATTCCTACCAAAATAAGGCCATCATGAGGATAGGCTTTCAACAATGTACCATCATTGCTACCTATATCAAGGATTAAATCACCAGGAGCCAAATGAATCATGTTTAAAATTTTCTTTATCTTCCCTTGTAAATGGTCTACCATTGATTTATTAAGAGCAGAACGATAGCCATAGTTTTCTCCATATAGCTCATTTAGATCGTAAGAATGTCTTAATTGTAAAAGGCCACAAGAGTTTCCATCTTTGTCTTCTTGGCACTTTACCAATTCTAATGGGCCTTTTGTAATTAATTGATCTTTACTTCTAGGAAAAACCCCAGTGAGAGTTTGTTCTCCCAGATTAAGGAGTGAAACTAAATCAGTGTTTCCACATATCCGACATTTATTAATTTCTTTGTACATGTCTCTTTATCCTTTCTTTATAAGCTAATTTAAGCACCTCGGTAAAATATTGCCAAAAAACTCGAATAAACTTGCTATTACCTTTACCCTTTGTACGTTTTCCGTTAACCGCTGGAAACTGTAAAATGCTTGCCCTGTTTCTTTGTAAATACCACATCAAGCGAATGCAATAATCGCCGTAACCCCAAAATATGTCATTATAATTACATTTCTCAATTACTCCTTTTTTTATTGCGAAAAAACCATAAAGGCTATCCGTTATAAAGCCTCTGGTAACAATACGAACAAATATATTGAATAGCCAACTTAATTTGTGACGAATCCAACTATCCATTCCTCCCCCATAAAGAAAACGGGAGGCAGATACACAATCATAATAAGAGAGCGCTTGCACCATAAAGGGTAGATATTTTGGCTGATGGTTATAATCTGAATCCATCACCACAAAAACTTCTCCTTCTGCATTCTCCAGGCCACACCTTATAGAATTTGCTAATCCAGGATCTTTTTGGCGTAAAATAGCTTTAACATAAGGTAAATTAAGCTCTAATACCGTCTGATAGGTACCATCCGGGCTATTGTCATCAACCACCAATATCTGATGATTATAATCACCAAGTTCTAAATGAATGTCTTCAATAAGAGAAACAATATTTTCCCTCTCATTAAATGTCGGCAATATTACTGAAACTTTTTGCTTATTCACTCCTTATTCGCCTCCAGCAACTGCGATAATTTCATTGGTTATAAATCCATATGCTAAATAACAAATATTCTGACGATTTATGAAAGATACTATAAATTTCTATCTTGATACCTTAATAATCTCATTGTTTCATCCTTTTTAAGAAAGTTTTAATGATGCTTCGCAATTTTTTGATAAGTTTAAACCATAGTTCTGGCAATATATTGAGGAGCTTATAGAGAATATATTTAACCAAAAATATTTATAATGAAATATTTTTCCCTTCTTTTTTAGAGAATATAAATCCATTTCAAAATAAATCTCTATCCACCACTTTTTCCATATTCTGTTCTTATAAATATTATACACTATAATTATGTGTATGGCAAGTAATTTTTTGGACTGGGCCTTCTATGGAATATAATGGGTGGATAAATCTCATTTTATAAAATTATGAATTTTGAATGTTGAATTTTGAATTATCGGTAGTTTATAAAATTTTAACATTGAAAACCCCCTTTTGATTTAAGTATAATATTTAGGATGTTCGTAGGTAGAACGGATGTCCTTAAGAAGCTTTGGAAAGCAAAGGATGAATTGCTTGAAGGAAAAGGCTCTCTTTATTTTATCTCTGGAATAAAAGGCTCTGGAAAAACTTTTCTCCTTAAAAAATTTGCACAATCTATAAATGATGTTGATGTAGTTTATATTGACATTAAAAGATTAAGCCTTTCTATTGACCTATTCTGTATTTATTTTATTGGCAATATATTTTTCTTCCTTGCAAAAGAAG contains:
- a CDS encoding class I SAM-dependent methyltransferase; this translates as MYKEINKCRICGNTDLVSLLNLGEQTLTGVFPRSKDQLITKGPLELVKCQEDKDGNSCGLLQLRHSYDLNELYGENYGYRSALNKSMVDHLQGKIKKILNMIHLAPGDLILDIGSNDGTLLKAYPHDGLILVGIDPTGKKFKGYYPDYIQLISDFFSAGIVKQNFGKKKAKIITSIAMFYDLEAPMDFMRQVYEVLADDGIWVFEQSYMPTMLEMNAYDTICHEHLEYYCLKQIKWMTDRIGFKIIDVEFNDVNGGSFSITVAKPNSSYKECTSRVDEILSNEENIGLNTLKPYQEFKQRTFKHRDKLRQFIKKIKANNKLMLGYGASTKGNVILQFCNITEEDIPFMAEVNEDKFGCFTPGTNIPIISEKKAKKMKPDYFLVMPWHFKKNFLVREKKYLDNGGKLVMPLPKVEIINKQILR
- a CDS encoding glycosyltransferase — translated: MNKQKVSVILPTFNERENIVSLIEDIHLELGDYNHQILVVDDNSPDGTYQTVLELNLPYVKAILRQKDPGLANSIRCGLENAEGEVFVVMDSDYNHQPKYLPFMVQALSYYDCVSASRFLYGGGMDSWIRHKLSWLFNIFVRIVTRGFITDSLYGFFAIKKGVIEKCNYNDIFWGYGDYCIRLMWYLQRNRASILQFPAVNGKRTKGKGNSKFIRVFWQYFTEVLKLAYKERIKRHVQRN